The following proteins are encoded in a genomic region of Desulfovibrio legallii:
- the pilP gene encoding type IV pilus biogenesis protein PilP produces MVMRVTKRAKIIWGVLLALSLAFAGLLAARRFSSSPTPPSVAVAAPVQKKSAPQAASGKKDAGRIPDAVPVSNTIAQAVAGRLGRITELQAQEQELRLEASIAKLRKEKEEALRAPAVPLSLPALTPPAASSPAPAAVERRSGGGLRVVSVQGVGGQLSATVRTGSGQVVVRPGSRLGDAVVTSISRHGVTVRRGGKISSLPFE; encoded by the coding sequence ATGGTTATGCGGGTTACCAAAAGAGCAAAAATCATCTGGGGTGTTTTGCTGGCTCTGTCCCTGGCTTTTGCCGGGCTGCTGGCGGCAAGACGGTTCTCGTCTTCGCCCACGCCGCCGTCTGTTGCGGTCGCCGCGCCCGTTCAAAAGAAATCCGCGCCGCAAGCGGCGAGCGGGAAGAAGGATGCCGGCAGAATTCCTGACGCGGTTCCAGTCTCGAACACTATTGCTCAGGCCGTCGCCGGCCGCCTGGGCAGGATCACGGAACTGCAGGCTCAAGAACAGGAGCTGAGGCTTGAGGCCAGCATTGCAAAGCTGCGCAAGGAAAAAGAGGAGGCATTGCGCGCGCCGGCTGTGCCGTTGTCTTTGCCGGCCCTGACGCCGCCTGCGGCGTCTTCGCCAGCGCCTGCCGCCGTTGAACGCCGGTCCGGCGGGGGACTGCGCGTGGTGTCCGTCCAGGGAGTGGGCGGGCAGCTTTCAGCCACGGTGCGCACCGGCAGCGGCCAGGTCGTTGTGCGTCCCGGATCCCGTCTGGGCGACGCCGTAGTGACGAGCATATCCCGGCACGGGGTAACTGTCCGCCGGGGCGGAAAAATCAGCTCTTTGCCTTTTGAGTAG